DNA from Chaetodon trifascialis isolate fChaTrf1 chromosome 14, fChaTrf1.hap1, whole genome shotgun sequence:
gcacgcgcactacctgctgtccaccgtgccacccgTATTATTTTGTCCCACCCACTGTATGTGTTCACCtatgtgttgtgattaataagcATGCTATTTCTCGTTTCTATTTAAAAGACTGTAGtacatataaaaacacaaaagatctTTATAAGAAGAAACTGTTATAAAGAATGTGAGTATGTGCTTGCTTGATTTTCCATTTCCTGGTTTGTTCCTGGTTGCTGGTAACCAGATgtgaccttttttcttttatttaaacatGATTAAAATATACCTTTATGGTGAAAACCATTTAAACTTTAGACATGTACCAAAACAcaagggaacacacacacgcacgcacgcacgcacatgcgcacgcacgcacgcacgcacgcacgcacgcacacacacacacacacacacgcacgcacgcacgcacacacgaacacacacacacacacacacacacacacacacacacacacacacacgcacgcacacgcacgcacacacacacagagcaggataTTGCTTAGATGGCTGACACAGtctattgtttttgtttgaatgAATTTACTTCCAGCTTTTAAATCAGAACGTAGTTGAGAGCGGACAGAGTGGATAGAATGCAACAACCGATATTCAGCCAAATCCTTTCCGCAAAGACACATTTAGCTACCATCACGTAGGCCTACCATTCACTTTCTGCACATTCTTATCTAGATAAGATTTGCATATTGCCAGAGCAACCCCCTTCATTATATTCACATCGCTACCATTATCAAGTTCAACATCTCATATATAGAAAGGGGAATTTTCATGGAAACAAACCACTATGATAAATGTACCAccgtttgtatttttttaattttttttcaaacCAAATAAAAAAACTAATTCATAGAGATGGGGGTTTCATGCATACTTGGGAGGTTCACAAAGCATAGGATGACTAATAGATAGCACTACATTGTTTTATATCTAGGTAAAACCAGGTGGCACATTTACAGTTATCAGCCTGTTTTGTGAATGATCCCCAAGTTTTAATGATCTCACACATCTGAACAGGTAGAGAGAAACGTGTACCTCGGTCACACTGGAGTTGTAGAGCAGACTGTTATTGTATGTTACTGGAATATTTGCCCAAATCATCCATTCTTAATGTCTTATGCCTTGGATGAGGTCATTGAGGTGGCTAATTGTGGTTCAAACATTAACCTGTTTCCCAACATCTCTGGAGAGAAAAGGTTAAACACGCAACACCAGTATGAACAAGGTCATAAAAAGCcaggtcttttttttgttgttgttaaatacGCCAGTTGAGGGCAGGTGAGTCTGCAGCACCATTATACCCATATTGTGCTTGTTATCTTTAAATAGTTAGGGATaaactaaacaaaaagaaaaagaaaatataaaaggCTGACATAAATGGTGTGCAAGATTCCTTTTTCCTTCTATAATATCAATAAAATACTCATTGTCATCAACAGCATCATCATTATCACCAcagtttttaaataataaaacagtaaaaacttagaaaacaaaaatattttcttcttaaGACTTGGACTGAACAGAGAACAAAGAGTTGCAACACTGGGCTGACTGAGTCTATAGGTGCACAGAGAGGACCACAACACCAAACTCAGCACGAATGTCCGTCCATCCCTCAATTCATctttcagtacatttttatCCTCTGCTTGAGTTCATCAGTCTTTCAACACTTTCGTTATCcatccttctctttcctctgctcctATCTCATTAAccccctttctctcttcttctctgtctctttcttccatttttgcTGTCCAGCAGGCTCAAATGTTGGCACAACATCTCTGCAACGTGCATCGTGGCATCGCGAGGTCACAGAAACATTGAGAGAACATTCGCTGGTCCTCATGTCTGTGCATCCGCATGtccatcctcctccagctcctcctctcgctctcctcctACTGTTGCTGAGATGAGATTAGGATGTACTGATTCTGCCGATTTCTTGTCTGATGGCTGCAAGAGAAGGATGCGGCATTTCAGAGAGCAGCAAGGATATGCACTCATGCTTCGCCACTCATGATCAAATGTGGGGAAACGTGGAACTGCAATTAATTATTAATGGGGTCAACAAGCTTTCTTCTTAAAATAGTGACATTTAACTGCCAGTGAGATATGATAACGAATGTGTACAAAAGATTAAAGATTACACATGCATTGTGTCTCTGGATACTGCAGTGAACCTCACAAACATTGCTTACCATTAATGATTTCATCTTTCACCTTATGCAACTCACGTACAACTTCATCCAAAATTTCCTGCAAAAGAAGGCGTGCTTGTGAGTTCACAGGTTGTGCAAAATCAGTCTGCTCTGCACAGAACAGATCTCATATAATCCTTCATGACATTATACCAACCTGTTTCATCCTGTCAAATTCTGTGTCTGCTTCACTAGTGCTGCCAATGGGTCTCACTCTGCAATATGAAAGGATAAAGCCACTGAATACAAAAGCAGCCCAGCCTTTTTCCAGCGGATGAGTAATACACAGTACATATCTGAGGATTATGTGCcgttaaaatgtttttgttaaatgtaaCCACACCACAACATTTCATGCCTGCAGTGCAACAGATAGGATTTATGCTGAAATCTCTGTGGTTAATGAGGTTTGCTTGTTCATTCAAACCACGCTCTCTTCCTTCTTCCGCCTCTTATCTACAGACCTGGACACCAGCGAAGACTTGTCTGCAGAGTTGGATCGTTCCCACGGCTTCTTCACAGCATCTGCCAAAGAGGAAAGAATAAATTACATCCAATCAAACCACTCAGAAAAAGCAGCCTATGAAGCAGCGATGATaccttgctgctgtttttttgttttttttttgaagctGCAGTCTTATGGAACTAATATACTACCTGTGTTAAATAATACTGTGGTAAGAAGTCTGTTCTGTACCTGTTGAGTTCTGCTGACCTGGCCCTCGACCGCTAGAGTCATCCTacaggaaagagagaaattAAATATTACTACACAACAGTCCATCAGCTTTACTGTAGGTTTCCCAAAGAGgttaaaattaaaatatcacatttcaGAGGAATAAGTCAACATTTATGGGAAGTACACTTATCCTCTTTCTTGTACAGAGTTAGGCTAGAATACTggtaccactctcatgtctaaCTATAATGTCAGTTCCAACAGtctattagcttagcttagcacagagatTGGAAACAAGGGACAAAGCTAGCCTCGCTCTGTCTGAAGGTGTCTATCAGCACCTCTTAAGCGCACTAATGAACATATCTTGTTTAATTTGTAAAtcacaaaaacagaacattgTTCTATGTAATGTGCTTGTACACAAAATGAGGTACAACATATTACTAGGTGAACTTTACAGGTGCTGGGAGGGAGATGTTGTTGCCTCTGAACTAAACTAAGCTCAGCTAAGATAACGTCTGccagctccagcttcatatttaacagacagacatgagagtggtatcaatcttctcgtTTAAGATTAACAGTTTCCCAAAACGTCAAACTTCTCTAAGGAACAAAACTTACTTCATCGGGTTTCTCTGAAGCTTTCCGTCTATAAGAGTACAGGAACAAACAGTGAGATTAACATATAAATAATTCAGTAACTCGCACAGAAAGATTGAGACATGGATAAAATACTGGCACAAAGAGCTTATTTCCTTTTAGAGACAAACATTTACTGCAGGTGAAGCAGAACCAGGAAGACCCAAAGGAAAAAGTTGgtgtaaaatgtgacagaatTACACAATAAGTATGTtctcatgtttctctgtgtgattCACTTCAGGGACaggtgagaggtgtgtgtgtagctgtttTACCTGCGAGCTAGTAAGGCATTCATCTCCTGCATCAGtccctccccaccaccaccactgccacCACTTGACCGGTTGGAGTCACTTTTGCCAGACCCGGGCGGACTGCTCTCATCCTGAAGAACACGTTATAAAATGGGTGTTCGTTTacagctgggggggggggttctggaCTGACGGCTTTGTCCCCTTACGCCCATCCCCAAGAAGTACACAAATACCATGCCGTGAACAATTAACTACTGACAAAACGAGAACGACTGGACCTTTAACCATGAAGGCTCACCCTATGTACTTTACGTAGTTTGGCTCCAGCCAGTGCTGCAGCCAGTCCTGAGGGTTGGTGCTGGACTCCAGGCGGGCCCCCAGGAGGCCCTCCACCAGTGGGCAGTGGAGGGGGCATGGGTGGGGGCACTGCCATTGGGGGCGGTGGACccggtggtggtgggggggctggaggaCCAGCCATGGGTGCTGGAACTGCAGCTACAGGAGGCGCCACAGAAAGCATAGCTGGGTGACCTGCAGAGACAGGGGGGCCTGGGAGGGCAGAATTTGATATTGGTTAATGGCTTTATGGGTTGATTTACCTTTTTTTTGCCCTTTGGAAGGTTGCATGAAGACCGTCTGGGGAATGATATGAACTTTCACTGtgtaaaaaacacagaacagctgCTTCCTACAAGACTGCCGGTCACTGGGCAGCAAACTGGAAATGATTTGCACACTGGAGGTATTCACGGTCACAGGATATTGGTTATTTGGTAAATTGGTTGATTATACAGTTGTCACATCTTGTAAGAACTAAAGGTTTTAGATTTTCTGCTTCACAGGCAGCCATCTGATTTCAGTGCAATATGAAAGTTGGACTGTGGTCTCATGATAATACAGATGCAAATGTGGGCGGTTCATTTAATGCCTGAGGCAAATATCCAAGATACCTTCAAGCAACGAACACCTGCAGCCGGCATGTCATCCTGTTTTGTCTATGTTTGCAACAGAGCTTATAAAAGTGACAGCAGCATCCATCTAACATAAACCAGTAGAAATTCTTGAACCATGATACCACAAGCAATAAAAACTGCCTGCAACTGCATAACCATGTAACAGTGCTACTTTAAATGTGACAAAACGTTGACTTTGATCAGTTCAAGCAGGTTTTATAGTGTTTGCAGGATGACGCTCATAGCGTAGGCTGCCTCAATCGAGGTCTGGTTAAACTAACACATTGGATCTGAAATTAAACTGAGATTAAAACACTGACTTTGGGCTTTAATTTGAGGGTGTTGACATCCTTCAGATGAACAGTGTAGAAATTGTAACCCCTTCAAACACAGTCCACTGGCTAAAGTaatcatatttaatatttgctTACATATCCATTGCAGTCAATGTCTTCCTGGAGTTAATGAtgcacagacatcagcaaaCGCTCTGCTACTGCTGTAATATTGGGGGCATTTTTCCTTTAGTGTTTCTTTTACCTGTTGAGCTGGATTGAGGTCAGGTGACTGactcaaaaacattcaaataccgggctataaacacacacaaacacaggttgTTTTAGGTCTTTTACACAGGCGACATTTTGACACGTCACAGTaggtgtaaataatgaaagGCATGATttctgaattccatttagctgcttcagcttcGGGGTCacgctggctcactgtcatgtCTTGCTGTGACCCTTGAAGAGAACAAAGCCATCGTTAATGCTatcagtaacacctgtgcttttcgTGCGTCGACAAGTCAAAGGCCTATTGTCCCGCTGCATTGTGCTGAAACAGGAGAACTGTGTATAAAAGGGTCAATGACTTCTACACTGCTCAAACAgtctgtcatttgttttaaaGGCTCTGCAAAACCACACAGGTTTACGTTGGGTAGAAATATTAATTACATATTAATACAAAACTTGAGTTGTGTTACCCTAAAAGTATTGTGTGCATATTACACGTGCACGTGTCATGTGTAACATTATAGGAGAGGGGCTTTCACTAGAGTGACACTGTCTTGCATATTAccccagaaacacacacacatacacagacacagacacagacacacacacacacacacacacacacacacacacacacacacacacacacacacacacacacacacacacacactgtaaaacatatAACATCCCTCTACTGAGAGActacctcctcctctctcctcatacTTACTGCTGCTGGCCATGGGGGCCTGCTGGGGGACGGGGGAGGGGGTCTTCTTGGGCGAGCCCCCATCAGACATGGCAGTGTAAgaggggggtgaggaggaggaggaggaggaagtggtggTGGGGGGCTGGGCCTGCTGGTAGtacacctgctgctgttgttgttgtggatgCTGTTGCTGCTGAGGGTGGAAGGTGGATGCGTACTGGGGCTGGTGGCTGGGGGCGGGGCCAGGGGCTGTCTGGCCTGTCAGAGGGGGCAGGGGGATGGCCTCGCAGTACTGCGGGGTGAGTGGCAGATGCTGAGAGTGAGGAGAGTAGGAGTCGTCTGGCTGGCCGTTGGAGTGAGGGTGGAGCTGGTGCTGGGGGTACTGGTGAGGGCCCGTGATGGTGCTTGGGTCAAGAGGTGGGGGCTTCATCCTAGTACTCAGGGGCGGTAGAGGGTGAGCCATTGGTAGGACGGGCTGTGGGGGCAAACCCTGCTTCACAGGCATAGCCATCATAactggaggggaggaggaggggggcaaCTGGGCGTACATTTGCTGCAAATGGGAGGCAGACCAGGTGCCGTGTTTAGGTGGGAGCATGATGTCTTGTTGCTGCATCTGTTGCTGAAGGTGTAGTTGTCGGGCTGCtgtgggaggagacaggggGATCTGACGGACCTGTCGGCCCTGGGTGGTCACTCCTGTCTGGACTGGGGAAAAGGCTGAGGCGAGAGAGGTGGAGAGCTGGGAGGAGAGCTGGGCCTTGTCCCTAGCAGCCCCCGCCTCTTTCtcctgagagggagaggaggaggcggtggagggaggagaggaggaggccacaCGGACGTAGGAGGGTGGCAGTGTGCTAGCCCTGTACTGTCTGTACTCAGGAGGAGTGTCTGGGTGGGTGGGAGGGGTGGAGACTTTATATTGGAGAGTGGAAACGACTGTGacgggcagagagagagagtcagagagaaagagaaagaaagacagagagagagagagagagagagagagagagtaagagtgagagagacagagagagagagagagagtaagagtgagagagagaggaggaggagatgcagacgaagagaaggacggaggagggcaacaaacaaaggaaaacagaaaagagaaaaacgtGAGAAGAATGAAAAGCAACCAACTGAGCAACCAAGCAAGTAAAGATGAGAAAATCAGGAGCAATCCAAAAAACGGAAGCCAATAGCAAATAAGAAAGAATCAAAATATCATAAAAAGAACAAGCAGCAGAATGCAACATGACTGAGCCATGGTCAGAAAGCATATGGCATTTCCCCCCAACAGTAGCTGGAAGAAAGGGATGGCAGTAAAGCATGTTGCAGGGACAGGGGGACTGATATCGCCACTGACAGCAGGGACAAAGGAGGATGTTTAAGTCTGTATGTGCATTTAAGGGGCAGACTTGAACATTTATATATGTGCATGGATAAAAAAGCATAAGGGTGTACAGACTGGGGGAGCAGTGGTTGAAACTAAGAAGGGAGAGACTAACACAAACCACACTGGGGAAGCCTGTTTACCACTGGGAACCTACCGTATGAGGGTGTGGAATCTCTGGCATTTACTAAGGATGAAATCACCTGTTTGCTGTGGGAGAGTTAAGTCTGTCTGACCCGACACTGAtccctcattaaaaaaaagacaaagcagagcaaacatCCATTTGCTCCCCTGCAAGGTTATGTATTGACAGCTGGAGTGTGCTGTGAGGCTTTTCTATTGACCgtttatttctaaaatgtttgtGTAGCTAGGAGCGAGAACTACGCCGGCCTTCAATTCATTTTGGTCTCCAGAGCAGCCTGTGAaagagagtctgtgtgttttaataaaatACTGCtaggtgtgggtgtgtttgtttaagcCTTACCTGATCCTGACGTTCGTCGCTCCCTCTCCTTGTGCGCCATCTGATGTTGCTCCATCATCCTATGGATTGTAAAGACTCTCTGTTTATACCACTGTCATCCAGAACATTAACGGCTGCACTGTCCTCAAATTAAAATCTGAAGCTGTGTCTCAGGATTCGCAGCAGAGTATCTCCACCTAAAATGCACATGCTCAGAATTTTAATATTATTCTATATGTATGCCTTTTTACTTTCTGTGCAAAGACAGCTTCATGTTTGCTCTCGTTTACAGCGGTTAGAAATCATACCTCCTTTGTGCCTCGCTCTCCTCTGAGGAGGGCCCATTTTGGCGCTGGACGACTGGACCTGAAAGACacaaggtgaaaaaaaaaaaaactacatgaaaacaacaacaacaacaacaacaacaacaaaaagcagcatcaaTGCAAACATCAGAAATGCCATTTATAAcaagagtttgtgtgtgagcaccGACACCCCTCACGCCTCAGCCCACTGCCCATGTAAATTCCTCCTccctgttctgttttgttctgtctaAACTCATCATTTC
Protein-coding regions in this window:
- the evla gene encoding enah/Vasp-like a isoform X2, translated to MYSLDDFGEQSICQARASVMVYDDASKKWVPIKPGQQGFSRINIYHNTANNTFRVVGVKLQDQQVVINYSIVKGLKYNQATPTFHQWRDARQVYGLNFASKEEATTFSNAMLFALNVLSSPDSGGPVVQRQNGPSSEESEAQRRMMEQHQMAHKERERRTSGSGPPVSAGHPAMLSVAPPVAAVPAPMAGPPAPPPPPGPPPPMAVPPPMPPPLPTGGGPPGGPPGVQHQPSGLAAALAGAKLRKVHRDESSPPGSGKSDSNRSSGGSGGGGEGLMQEMNALLARRRKASEKPDEDDSSGRGPGQQNSTDAVKKPWERSNSADKSSLVSRVRPIGSTSEADTEFDRMKQEILDEVVRELHKVKDEIINAIRQEIGRISTS
- the evla gene encoding enah/Vasp-like a isoform X3, which produces MSEQSICQARASVMVYDDASKKWVPIKPGQQGFSRINIYHNTANNTFRVVGVKLQDQQVVINYSIVKGLKYNQATPTFHQWRDARQVYGLNFASKEEATTFSNAMLFALNVLSSPDSGGPVVQRQNGPSSEESEAQRRMMEQHQMAHKERERRTSGSGPPVSAGHPAMLSVAPPVAAVPAPMAGPPAPPPPPGPPPPMAVPPPMPPPLPTGGGPPGGPPGVQHQPSGLAAALAGAKLRKVHRDESSPPGSGKSDSNRSSGGSGGGGEGLMQEMNALLARRRKASEKPDEDDSSGRGPGQQNSTDAVKKPWERSNSADKSSLVSRVRPIGSTSEADTEFDRMKQEILDEVVRELHKVKDEIINAIRQEIGRISTS
- the evla gene encoding enah/Vasp-like a isoform X4; translation: MVYDDASKKWVPIKPGQQGFSRINIYHNTANNTFRVVGVKLQDQQVVINYSIVKGLKYNQATPTFHQWRDARQVYGLNFASKEEATTFSNAMLFALNVLSSPDSGGPVVQRQNGPSSEESEAQRRMMEQHQMAHKERERRTSGSGPPVSAGHPAMLSVAPPVAAVPAPMAGPPAPPPPPGPPPPMAVPPPMPPPLPTGGGPPGGPPGVQHQPSGLAAALAGAKLRKVHRDESSPPGSGKSDSNRSSGGSGGGGEGLMQEMNALLARRRKASEKPDEDDSSGRGPGQQNSTDAVKKPWERSNSADKSSLVSRVRPIGSTSEADTEFDRMKQEILDEVVRELHKVKDEIINAIRQEIGRISTS
- the evla gene encoding enah/Vasp-like a isoform X5; this encodes MDIHRLQVLRYCLPQSVSDSGLFYSHIAASEQSICQARASVMVYDDASKKWVPIKPGQQGFSRINIYHNTANNTFRVVGVKLQDQQVVINYSIVKGLKYNQATPTFHQWRDARQVYGLNFASKEEATTFSNAMLFALNVLSSPDSGGPVVQRQNGPSSEESEAQRRMMEQHQMAHKERERRTSGSVVSTLQYKVSTPPTHPDTPPEYRQYRASTLPPSYVRVASSSPPSTASSSPSQEKEAGAARDKAQLSSQLSTSLASAFSPVQTGVTTQGRQVRQIPLSPPTAARQLHLQQQMQQQDIMLPPKHGTWSASHLQQMYAQLPPSSSPPVMMAMPVKQGLPPQPVLPMAHPLPPLSTRMKPPPLDPSTITGPHQYPQHQLHPHSNGQPDDSYSPHSQHLPLTPQYCEAIPLPPLTGQTAPGPAPSHQPQYASTFHPQQQQHPQQQQQQVYYQQAQPPTTTSSSSSSSPPSYTAMSDGGSPKKTPSPVPQQAPMASSSPPVSAGHPAMLSVAPPVAAVPAPMAGPPAPPPPPGPPPPMAVPPPMPPPLPTGGGPPGGPPGVQHQPSGLAAALAGAKLRKVHRDESSPPGSGKSDSNRSSGGSGGGGEGLMQEMNALLARRRKASEKPDEDDSSGRGPGQQNSTDAVKKPWERSNSADKSSLVSRVRPIGSTSEADTEFDRMKQEILDEVVRELHKVKDEIINAIRQEIGRISTS
- the evla gene encoding enah/Vasp-like a isoform X1; translated protein: MDIHRLQVLRYCLPQSVSDSGLFYSHIAASEQSICQARASVMVYDDASKKWVPIKPGQQGFSRINIYHNTANNTFRVVGVKLQDQQVVINYSIVKGLKYNQATPTFHQWRDARQVYGLNFASKEEATTFSNAMLFALNVLSSPDSGGPVVQRQNGPSSEESEAQRRMMEQHQMAHKERERRTSGSGPPVSAGHPAMLSVAPPVAAVPAPMAGPPAPPPPPGPPPPMAVPPPMPPPLPTGGGPPGGPPGVQHQPSGLAAALAGAKLRKVHRDESSPPGSGKSDSNRSSGGSGGGGEGLMQEMNALLARRRKASEKPDEDDSSGRGPGQQNSTDAVKKPWERSNSADKSSLVSRVRPIGSTSEADTEFDRMKQEILDEVVRELHKVKDEIINAIRQEIGRISTS